A genome region from Solirubrobacter pauli includes the following:
- a CDS encoding PQQ-binding-like beta-propeller repeat protein: MRWIPLVLAVLGLAAGITLPFFWASAAPVWLGAALLVVAGALSRRLVPAAAALVAAVVLVLAPGLVNGYRNGQGIAWAVPAGERLELAQEGLAVTRTRSGLRGRDLRTGERRWDLRLPEGDGDVRVWRIDDRLIVNWSDDILRAVGVDDGRERWQAVPLDTQLVGVTDGEHVAVTRCSGFPQCEIQSLSLETGLVVWRADITGTGDYLGVPMPDRGAPQRALAPWRASFVLVGDDERWQARDLATGRVLETGSHQDGSTAIHGDVLVRSTDDGALRATNVQTGEELWSRPPGDGRASLSPIVSTDTLALPEGVLVLSGDGYATDSIRLGERLRTLNTLTGEERTAKLDTGHGLVEVLGSERPRAKRPVVLARDYEEDGRPSKIAADGRTYAREDVRDVHVTADRIGFESDGHTWGTGRGRVIEVFDRRSGKRLVRHAAQDADIRTQGDALVISEGSDEELVQRVVSP, from the coding sequence ATGCGCTGGATCCCGCTCGTCCTCGCGGTGCTCGGGCTCGCCGCCGGCATAACGCTCCCGTTCTTCTGGGCGAGCGCGGCACCGGTGTGGCTCGGCGCCGCCCTGCTCGTGGTCGCGGGTGCGCTCTCGCGCCGGCTCGTGCCCGCGGCGGCCGCGCTGGTCGCCGCCGTGGTGCTCGTCCTCGCGCCGGGCCTGGTCAACGGGTACCGCAACGGCCAGGGGATCGCGTGGGCGGTGCCGGCGGGCGAGCGCCTCGAGCTCGCGCAGGAGGGCCTCGCCGTGACGCGCACCCGATCGGGGCTGCGTGGGCGGGACCTGCGCACGGGCGAGCGCCGCTGGGACCTGCGGCTGCCCGAGGGCGACGGCGACGTCCGAGTGTGGCGAATCGATGACCGGCTGATCGTCAACTGGTCGGATGACATCCTGCGTGCGGTCGGCGTCGACGACGGCAGGGAGCGCTGGCAGGCCGTGCCGCTCGACACGCAGCTCGTCGGCGTGACCGACGGCGAGCACGTCGCCGTCACCCGTTGCTCGGGCTTCCCGCAGTGCGAGATCCAGAGCCTCTCGCTGGAGACGGGGCTCGTCGTCTGGCGAGCGGACATCACCGGCACGGGCGACTACCTCGGCGTGCCGATGCCCGACCGCGGCGCCCCGCAGCGCGCGCTCGCGCCGTGGCGGGCGAGCTTCGTGCTCGTCGGCGACGACGAGCGCTGGCAGGCCCGCGACCTCGCGACCGGACGCGTGCTGGAGACCGGCAGCCACCAGGACGGGTCGACGGCGATCCACGGCGACGTGCTCGTGCGCTCGACCGACGACGGCGCGCTGCGCGCGACGAACGTGCAGACGGGTGAGGAGCTGTGGTCACGCCCACCCGGCGACGGGCGCGCGTCGCTGAGCCCGATCGTCAGCACGGACACGCTCGCCCTGCCCGAGGGCGTGCTCGTGCTCTCCGGCGACGGCTACGCCACCGACAGCATCCGCCTCGGCGAGCGGCTCCGGACGCTGAACACCCTCACCGGCGAGGAGCGCACGGCCAAGCTCGACACGGGCCACGGCCTCGTCGAGGTGCTCGGCTCCGAGCGCCCACGCGCCAAGCGGCCCGTCGTCCTCGCACGTGACTACGAGGAGGACGGGCGGCCGTCGAAGATCGCCGCCGACGGACGCACCTATGCCCGCGAAGACGTCCGCGACGTGCACGTCACCGCCGACCGGATCGGCTTCGAGAGCGACGGCCACACCTGGGGCACGGGCCGCGGCCGCGTGATCGAGGTCTTCGACCGTCGCAGCGGCAAGCGGCTCGTGCGCCATGCGGCCCAGGACGCCGACATCCGCACGCAAGGCGACGCGCTCGTCATATCCGAGGGCTCCGACGAGGAGCTCGTCCAGCGCGTCGTCTCGCCCTAG
- a CDS encoding YciI family protein: MDQWIYFIHAPREDFAATMTEEEQAVWGQHVQLLTKRLADGSLILAGPTLGTINTGVCVFEAPDEEAARAYMNEDPTIASGIATGELRGFSAAFLRG; this comes from the coding sequence ATGGACCAGTGGATCTACTTCATCCATGCACCGCGCGAGGACTTCGCGGCGACGATGACCGAGGAGGAGCAAGCCGTGTGGGGCCAGCACGTCCAGCTCCTGACGAAGCGGCTGGCGGACGGCTCGCTGATCCTCGCCGGCCCGACGCTCGGCACGATCAACACCGGCGTCTGCGTGTTCGAGGCGCCGGACGAGGAGGCCGCGCGGGCGTACATGAACGAGGACCCGACGATCGCGTCCGGGATCGCGACGGGTGAGCTGCGCGGATTCAGCGCCGCGTTCCTGCGCGGCTAG
- a CDS encoding leucine-rich repeat domain-containing protein, which yields MPDWYGSLTGLRTLDLGHNALRALPDLSALTRLEILYIHDNALEAVPALPDSLTYLNVSENPLPALPAFDLPNLIELRALDLGLTSVPPLRLPKLRELHLRTNALTAVPETVRDLHELRLLDLRANRLESVPDWIVELPRLEKLDLRWNAVYDPPGELLARGCVVLTE from the coding sequence GTGCCGGACTGGTACGGCTCCCTGACCGGCCTGCGCACGCTCGACCTCGGCCACAACGCGCTGCGCGCGCTGCCCGACCTGTCCGCGCTGACCCGGCTCGAGATCCTCTACATCCACGACAACGCGCTGGAGGCCGTGCCCGCGCTCCCGGACTCGCTCACGTACCTGAACGTGAGCGAGAACCCGCTCCCCGCGCTGCCCGCCTTCGACCTGCCGAACCTGATCGAGCTGCGCGCGCTGGACCTGGGCCTGACGTCGGTGCCGCCACTCCGGCTCCCGAAGCTGCGCGAGCTGCACCTGCGCACGAACGCGCTCACCGCGGTGCCCGAGACGGTGCGCGACCTGCACGAGCTGCGCCTGCTGGACCTGCGCGCCAACCGCCTGGAGTCCGTCCCCGACTGGATCGTCGAGCTCCCGCGCCTGGAGAAGCTCGACCTGCGCTGGAACGCGGTCTACGACCCACCGGGTGAGCTGTTGGCCCGCGGGTGCGTGGTGCTGACCGAGTGA
- a CDS encoding DUF6909 family protein, with the protein MAVPRLRVPSAEPSGTLHRASDEVELYHRTYTTLLRSSGETLLRVLEPSHAAMNSSLHPLAYDLEQPDLGAFLYSLRRLPESVWRANVVVMGQEAEAFARAGFGRIEDWTPMEAPARRRRWFDNGEGTLAVLLASTSDLDDAIPSLVAYQLEWNKLHALMRAAAVADDPDPAAVAAACGGSEGDWARVAESWPDGLAAFVSEVRDRKLNLRIRMLGGSQAGYQRLTRRWWAPVRARLTDQSLSDKPMYFVSSNTHSLMNLVSTKAGVSEDEIVAFVESEGPDYLVEELGDFREGRTEGSWENFLYYGARLFYERQPEDGEAWDRRRKAERELGITHISSRTGLRVSAQVIDLAKLDPEGLDTRLGPIDADKLARANGVVVNIEYPLGLAAYNILREITTAHDTLRGVYVLGKAATLNADVGDVLISGVIHDEHSGSTYWLDNAFTFDDVAPYLVFGSGLDNQRAVTVKSTFLQNRNYLDFYYREAYTVVEMEAGPFCNAVYEIADADRYPSGEAVNFSKLPIDFGIIHYASDTPYSQARTLGARGLSYYGLDSTYASSVAIMRRILSLEGLYDA; encoded by the coding sequence ATGGCCGTCCCTCGTCTTCGCGTCCCGTCCGCCGAGCCGAGTGGGACCCTCCACCGGGCGTCGGACGAGGTGGAGCTCTACCACCGCACGTACACGACGCTGCTGCGGTCCTCAGGCGAGACGCTGCTGCGGGTGCTCGAGCCGTCGCACGCCGCGATGAACTCGAGCCTGCACCCGCTCGCGTACGACCTCGAGCAGCCCGACCTGGGCGCGTTCCTGTACTCGCTGCGGCGGCTCCCGGAGTCGGTGTGGCGGGCGAACGTCGTCGTGATGGGCCAGGAGGCCGAGGCGTTCGCGCGCGCGGGCTTCGGCCGGATCGAGGACTGGACGCCGATGGAGGCGCCCGCGCGCCGGCGGCGCTGGTTCGACAACGGCGAGGGCACGCTCGCCGTGCTGCTCGCGTCCACGTCGGACCTCGACGACGCGATCCCGTCGCTCGTCGCCTACCAGCTCGAGTGGAACAAGCTGCACGCGCTGATGCGCGCGGCCGCCGTTGCCGATGACCCGGACCCGGCCGCCGTGGCGGCCGCGTGCGGGGGCTCGGAGGGCGACTGGGCACGCGTCGCCGAGTCCTGGCCCGACGGGCTCGCCGCATTCGTGAGCGAGGTGCGTGACCGCAAGCTCAACCTGCGGATCCGGATGCTCGGCGGCTCGCAGGCCGGCTACCAACGGCTCACCCGTCGCTGGTGGGCGCCGGTCCGGGCGCGGTTGACCGACCAGTCGCTGTCGGACAAGCCGATGTACTTCGTCTCCTCCAACACGCACTCGCTGATGAACCTGGTCTCGACCAAGGCGGGCGTCAGCGAGGACGAGATCGTCGCGTTCGTGGAGTCCGAGGGTCCCGACTACCTCGTCGAGGAGCTCGGGGACTTCCGCGAAGGGCGCACGGAGGGCTCGTGGGAGAACTTCCTCTACTACGGCGCGCGGCTGTTCTACGAGCGCCAGCCGGAGGACGGCGAGGCGTGGGACCGCCGCCGCAAGGCCGAGCGCGAGCTCGGCATCACGCACATCTCCTCACGCACCGGCCTGCGCGTCTCGGCGCAGGTGATCGACCTGGCGAAGCTCGATCCGGAAGGGCTGGACACGCGGCTCGGCCCGATCGACGCGGACAAGCTCGCGCGGGCCAACGGCGTCGTGGTCAACATCGAGTACCCGCTGGGCCTCGCGGCCTACAACATCCTGCGCGAGATCACGACCGCGCACGACACGCTGCGCGGCGTCTACGTCCTCGGCAAGGCGGCGACGCTCAACGCCGACGTCGGCGACGTCCTGATCAGCGGGGTCATCCACGACGAGCACTCCGGCTCGACCTACTGGCTCGACAACGCGTTCACGTTCGACGACGTCGCGCCCTACCTCGTGTTCGGCAGCGGCCTCGACAACCAGCGCGCGGTCACCGTCAAGTCGACGTTCCTGCAGAACCGCAACTACCTCGACTTCTACTACCGCGAGGCGTACACCGTGGTCGAGATGGAGGCCGGGCCGTTCTGCAACGCGGTCTACGAGATCGCCGACGCCGACCGCTACCCGAGCGGGGAGGCGGTCAACTTCTCCAAGCTCCCGATCGACTTCGGGATCATCCACTACGCCTCCGACACGCCGTACTCGCAGGCGCGCACGCTCGGCGCTCGCGGGCTCTCGTACTACGGGCTGGACTCGACCTACGCCTCGAGCGTGGCCATCATGCGGCGGATCCTGTCGCTGGAGGGGCTGTACGACGCCTGA
- a CDS encoding DUF6493 family protein, whose amino-acid sequence MLGGIIERDPRRVARELHGLTEAERRALAPELLRYARSRPGMENEPTVHVGLVGTATLKEIRRFGGWSASMIDAEHGLAVLLDRRPSWLQAYAEWRLTAESFESPWSLVRGLVRAGAIERPGAPYLSALVREGRKAYSEDRGAAELVADDPELLEREVWDLLTSDTGDESLRAADVHNEWAPGAGWGDLMRERLPRERLLDAILDGLANDMVAYRATWHTKLWKDLAPTVEERAQRADRLRALLGAAAEPVVAFAVAELGRAKVRVPAEALSPALAASSKATVRGALKLLDHDPGAATIALGHPDAALQGHVLDRLERWGLDAAARDGLLRHLDLLAATVRPRAEALLGVALPAAEEVVAVDVSGIPEAIRVALNFGGPLPPAPIPGEPLLGEPVAPIATLEELAASLEERHVYGPPFPEAERQLDAILRHCGTREPFDGPLAPLVEPLRELVADGWLVWPRGVAASWLTGTEPRLREETKAVSYLRVAVVGTRAARGEAGPLLALPTHAGAWIDPRVLVERVAAAGTRVDEIELAQAFLRLAPDHRADALAAAADLPGAAGAAVRCALGGEPVDGGGWAADAARAVAGITPIEVHVERHSTQWGERFRARVTGPGGDGPLGEALGDVAGDRFCDSHDFPARSDLAAAAAIGRISQYLDGTEAVATAGELLPRLLPAREPIAPLTLRFLVLALGSGAPVEHLLAVDVLIAAIEDGRVDALPPEDVDMLKPNRLAARLTTIAEAGPLHRAVVRELLDASIHLVPARSGPLLVLFDELCAQTGVGPTHARAHLGTLKHKAAKALLRREGTPPPQEAQLALAARVRRARRWMERT is encoded by the coding sequence GTGCTGGGTGGGATCATCGAGCGCGATCCACGGCGGGTCGCGCGGGAGCTGCATGGCCTCACCGAGGCCGAGCGGCGCGCGCTCGCGCCCGAGCTGCTGCGGTACGCGCGCAGCCGGCCCGGCATGGAGAACGAGCCCACGGTCCACGTCGGGCTCGTCGGCACCGCGACCTTGAAGGAGATCCGCCGCTTCGGCGGCTGGTCCGCGTCGATGATCGACGCGGAGCACGGCCTCGCGGTGCTGCTGGACCGGCGGCCGAGCTGGCTGCAGGCGTACGCGGAGTGGCGGCTGACGGCCGAGTCGTTCGAGTCGCCGTGGTCGCTGGTGCGCGGCCTCGTGCGCGCGGGCGCGATCGAGCGGCCGGGCGCGCCGTACCTCAGCGCGCTGGTCCGCGAAGGGCGCAAGGCGTACTCGGAGGACCGCGGGGCGGCGGAGCTCGTCGCCGACGACCCGGAGCTGCTCGAGCGCGAGGTCTGGGACCTGCTCACGTCCGACACGGGCGACGAGTCACTGCGCGCCGCCGATGTCCACAACGAGTGGGCGCCCGGTGCGGGCTGGGGCGACCTGATGCGGGAGCGGCTCCCGCGCGAGCGCCTGCTCGACGCGATCCTCGACGGGCTCGCGAACGACATGGTCGCGTACCGGGCGACCTGGCACACGAAGCTGTGGAAGGACCTCGCGCCCACCGTGGAGGAGCGGGCACAGCGCGCCGACCGGCTGCGCGCGCTGCTCGGCGCGGCGGCAGAGCCGGTCGTGGCGTTCGCGGTCGCGGAGCTCGGGCGCGCGAAGGTGCGGGTGCCTGCGGAGGCGCTCAGCCCCGCCCTGGCCGCGTCCTCGAAGGCCACCGTGCGCGGTGCGCTCAAGCTGCTCGACCACGATCCCGGCGCGGCCACCATCGCCCTCGGCCACCCCGACGCGGCGCTGCAGGGCCACGTGCTCGACCGGCTCGAGCGCTGGGGGCTCGACGCCGCCGCCCGCGACGGGCTCCTGCGCCACTTGGACCTGCTCGCGGCGACGGTGCGCCCGCGGGCGGAGGCGCTGCTCGGCGTCGCGCTGCCGGCGGCCGAGGAGGTCGTCGCGGTCGACGTGTCAGGCATCCCCGAGGCGATCCGGGTGGCGCTGAACTTCGGCGGCCCGCTGCCGCCGGCGCCGATCCCCGGGGAGCCCCTGCTCGGCGAGCCGGTCGCGCCGATCGCGACCCTCGAGGAGCTGGCGGCGTCGCTGGAGGAGCGGCACGTGTACGGCCCGCCGTTCCCGGAGGCGGAGCGCCAGCTGGACGCGATCCTGCGCCACTGCGGCACGCGGGAGCCGTTCGACGGTCCGCTGGCGCCGCTCGTCGAGCCGTTGCGGGAGCTCGTGGCGGACGGCTGGCTGGTATGGCCCCGCGGCGTCGCGGCGTCGTGGCTGACCGGCACGGAGCCCCGCCTGCGGGAGGAGACGAAGGCGGTCAGCTACCTCCGCGTCGCCGTGGTCGGCACGCGTGCGGCTCGGGGCGAAGCCGGCCCGCTGCTCGCGCTGCCCACGCACGCGGGCGCCTGGATCGACCCGCGCGTCCTCGTCGAGCGCGTCGCCGCCGCGGGCACGCGCGTGGACGAGATCGAGCTGGCGCAGGCGTTCCTGCGGCTCGCTCCGGATCACCGCGCGGACGCGCTCGCCGCCGCGGCGGACCTGCCCGGCGCCGCCGGTGCGGCGGTGCGCTGCGCGCTCGGCGGCGAGCCCGTGGACGGCGGCGGGTGGGCCGCGGACGCCGCGCGCGCCGTCGCCGGGATCACGCCGATCGAGGTCCACGTCGAGCGTCACTCGACGCAGTGGGGCGAGCGGTTCCGCGCGCGCGTCACCGGCCCGGGCGGAGATGGCCCGCTCGGCGAGGCGCTCGGCGACGTGGCCGGCGACCGGTTCTGCGACAGTCACGACTTCCCGGCGCGCAGCGACCTCGCCGCGGCGGCCGCCATCGGGAGGATCAGCCAGTACCTCGACGGCACCGAGGCGGTCGCGACGGCGGGCGAGCTGCTGCCGCGCCTGCTGCCGGCGCGGGAGCCGATCGCGCCGCTGACGTTGCGCTTCCTCGTGCTCGCGCTGGGCTCCGGCGCGCCGGTCGAGCACCTGCTCGCCGTCGACGTCTTGATCGCCGCGATCGAGGACGGCCGCGTCGACGCGCTCCCGCCGGAGGACGTCGACATGCTCAAGCCGAACCGGCTCGCCGCGCGGTTGACCACGATCGCCGAAGCCGGTCCGCTGCACCGCGCGGTCGTGCGGGAGCTGCTGGACGCCTCCATCCACCTCGTTCCCGCCCGGTCCGGCCCGCTGCTCGTGCTCTTCGACGAGCTGTGCGCGCAGACGGGCGTCGGCCCCACGCACGCCCGCGCGCACCTGGGCACGCTCAAACACAAGGCGGCGAAGGCGCTGCTCAGGCGCGAGGGCACGCCACCGCCGCAGGAAGCCCAGCTCGCGCTCGCCGCGCGCGTGCGCCGGGCACGACGCTGGATGGAGCGCACATGA
- a CDS encoding SWIM zinc finger family protein → MIEHAYLYPAPSTATADALNLATSGGVATHPHLFRGELNDPAIHASAILAVARTARARFFEHGKVITDPVVTCHADRIRFEALSSCAGVYARHDAMLSGADGEVLRVGVTNVDVNEATRGVLARVGGGGWLHLAVGEDEVQVAGPGGVAVERKVALPTRWVKGFGEVGVAARALQPGFELPGVVAQRFLRAAFPRTREVSLMPGGRWSVAGGAGAVAVRDPERLKLLEPLARFGTGLRVWGGPTGVSAFTLQLGAAGAFTLVLSPAKSRGFSGEGGTLAPLAAEALQPAADDAELDLAWQPRLAGAPEVLDVLAARGRAGFDLDAGAYFHRDLPYDLTQVEALHPRLQAARKLVPEVRWEGDHAWVGSYRVVPPACTCEWWARHRGERGPCKHVLAAELARA, encoded by the coding sequence ATGATCGAGCACGCCTACCTCTACCCCGCGCCGTCGACCGCGACGGCCGACGCGCTCAACCTCGCCACGAGCGGCGGCGTCGCCACGCACCCGCACCTCTTCCGCGGCGAGCTGAACGACCCCGCGATCCACGCGAGCGCGATCCTCGCCGTGGCGCGCACGGCTCGCGCCCGGTTCTTCGAGCACGGCAAGGTGATCACCGACCCGGTCGTGACCTGCCACGCGGACCGGATCCGCTTCGAGGCGCTCAGCTCGTGCGCGGGCGTGTACGCCCGCCACGACGCGATGCTGAGCGGCGCCGACGGCGAGGTGCTGCGGGTCGGGGTGACCAACGTGGACGTCAACGAGGCCACGCGCGGCGTGCTCGCCCGCGTCGGCGGCGGCGGTTGGCTGCACCTGGCGGTCGGCGAGGACGAGGTCCAGGTCGCCGGCCCGGGCGGCGTGGCGGTGGAGCGCAAGGTCGCGCTGCCGACGCGCTGGGTGAAGGGCTTCGGCGAGGTCGGCGTGGCCGCGCGGGCGCTGCAGCCGGGGTTCGAGCTGCCCGGCGTCGTCGCCCAGCGCTTCCTGCGGGCGGCGTTCCCGCGCACGCGTGAGGTCTCCCTGATGCCGGGTGGGCGGTGGTCGGTCGCGGGCGGCGCCGGCGCGGTGGCCGTGCGCGACCCCGAGCGGTTGAAGCTGCTGGAGCCGCTCGCACGCTTCGGCACGGGGCTGCGCGTGTGGGGCGGGCCGACCGGCGTGAGCGCGTTCACGCTGCAGCTGGGCGCCGCCGGCGCGTTCACCCTGGTGCTCAGCCCGGCCAAGTCGCGCGGGTTCAGCGGCGAGGGCGGCACGCTCGCGCCGCTCGCGGCCGAGGCGTTGCAGCCCGCCGCCGACGACGCCGAGCTCGACCTCGCCTGGCAGCCGCGCCTGGCCGGCGCGCCGGAGGTGCTCGATGTGCTCGCCGCGCGCGGGCGCGCGGGCTTCGACCTCGACGCCGGCGCCTACTTCCACCGCGATCTCCCGTACGACCTCACACAGGTCGAAGCGCTGCACCCACGGCTGCAGGCGGCGCGCAAGCTCGTGCCCGAGGTGCGCTGGGAGGGCGACCACGCGTGGGTCGGCTCCTACCGCGTGGTGCCGCCGGCCTGCACGTGCGAGTGGTGGGCGCGCCATCGCGGTGAGCGCGGCCCGTGCAAGCACGTGCTGGCGGCCGAGCTGGCGCGTGCTTGA
- a CDS encoding DUF6493 family protein encodes MLEAVVAGDATRVAAQLHGLSESERRAVVPELLGLLKALRKPSHYTSVLDASGQPQEVEWADHRGWETHMDQERAVHTGLLASATLSELRRARITFVAHDDALAILLDRRPPWMQEWVELYDGWALGHELVTRSLIERPTGYYAGLLRQSASWALATYPELLEHDVWALLNYVGEDSLRAADDNGGSGWADALLACAADGRLPRARLLDATLDALAGDIDAYRAVWFTRFWRALAPTREERRERAERLAAVLAAPAASAVSFAVTELLRDDAAVPTRELAPALAAGPKGTALKALRLLDRAPDAEAAVVALAHVAPEVQAAALDRLERWGVEPAALEPYFDGLAATQRPRALALLDGTPAPAVQDEAVDVSGIPEAIRLALNFGGPVPEAPVAGEPVLGAPMAPISLAEAAHRVGTALVDHEAPEHEDEWLLDALLRCCDEPTAWDGPLRPFATRLDDRWSETVLAVAAAWRSGQARARFYEPGLWERRLLAAERRAAAGQSAPLLALPTHAGGWIEPVALVERLRTVGDTADEDELAQAILRLAPEGRATALAAASDLPGRAGAALRCALGGARVDGDRADELVARHVRVPALEPRLGVEVRVWDIPDYEYDHRDWIVTASPVDEREPLSQLGARAAGHDFRTTPLDWPARRDLACAEPFGRYGQCAPLLLTLLPSSEPLPPLALRLALVSLAHQDEVVRLAATDLLIAAIDDGRADAPALIPHLREDLPLLLTNRLTPRFTDIAATGVLHAVVVRDALAATIDVVTKRPGPLRRLLGELEAQTEGVDPAPLLLAAQVRRAQRWIG; translated from the coding sequence GTGCTTGAGGCGGTCGTCGCGGGCGACGCGACGCGCGTTGCCGCCCAGCTGCACGGCTTGTCGGAGTCGGAACGGCGAGCGGTCGTGCCGGAGCTGCTCGGCCTGTTGAAGGCATTGCGCAAGCCCAGCCACTACACGTCGGTCCTGGACGCGTCGGGGCAGCCGCAGGAGGTGGAGTGGGCCGACCACCGCGGCTGGGAAACGCACATGGATCAGGAGCGGGCGGTGCATACCGGGCTGCTGGCGAGCGCGACGTTGAGCGAGTTGCGGCGCGCGCGGATCACGTTCGTCGCCCACGACGACGCGCTGGCGATCCTGCTCGATCGCCGACCTCCCTGGATGCAGGAGTGGGTCGAGCTCTACGACGGCTGGGCACTGGGCCACGAGTTGGTCACCCGCAGCCTCATCGAGCGCCCGACCGGCTACTACGCGGGCCTACTCCGCCAGTCCGCGAGCTGGGCGTTGGCGACGTACCCTGAGCTGCTCGAGCACGACGTCTGGGCGCTGCTCAACTACGTCGGCGAGGACAGCCTGCGTGCCGCCGACGACAACGGCGGCAGTGGCTGGGCGGACGCGCTGCTGGCGTGCGCCGCCGATGGCCGGCTCCCACGTGCCCGGCTGCTCGACGCGACCCTCGACGCCCTCGCCGGCGACATCGACGCTTACCGCGCTGTCTGGTTCACGCGGTTCTGGCGCGCGCTCGCGCCCACGCGCGAGGAGCGGCGGGAACGGGCGGAGCGACTCGCGGCGGTGCTCGCCGCGCCCGCCGCGTCGGCGGTCTCCTTCGCGGTCACCGAGCTCCTGCGCGACGACGCCGCGGTGCCCACACGCGAGCTGGCCCCGGCGCTCGCCGCCGGCCCGAAGGGCACGGCGCTCAAAGCGCTCCGGTTGCTCGACCGCGCACCCGATGCCGAAGCCGCGGTCGTCGCGCTCGCCCACGTGGCGCCAGAGGTGCAGGCGGCGGCGCTGGACCGGCTGGAGCGCTGGGGCGTGGAGCCGGCGGCGCTGGAGCCGTACTTCGACGGCCTCGCGGCCACCCAGCGCCCGCGGGCCCTCGCCCTGCTCGACGGAACGCCGGCGCCGGCCGTGCAGGACGAGGCCGTCGACGTGTCGGGCATCCCCGAGGCGATCCGTCTCGCGCTCAACTTCGGCGGGCCGGTGCCCGAGGCACCGGTGGCGGGCGAGCCGGTCCTCGGCGCCCCGATGGCGCCGATCTCGCTCGCGGAGGCGGCTCACCGCGTCGGGACGGCGCTCGTCGACCACGAGGCACCCGAGCACGAGGACGAGTGGCTGCTGGACGCGCTCCTGCGGTGCTGCGACGAGCCGACCGCGTGGGACGGACCGCTGCGCCCGTTCGCCACGCGGCTCGACGATCGCTGGTCAGAGACCGTGCTGGCCGTCGCGGCGGCGTGGCGCAGCGGCCAGGCGCGCGCACGCTTCTACGAGCCCGGCCTGTGGGAACGACGCCTCCTCGCCGCCGAACGCCGCGCCGCGGCGGGCCAGTCCGCGCCCCTGCTCGCGCTGCCCACGCACGCGGGCGGCTGGATCGAGCCCGTTGCGCTCGTCGAACGCCTCCGCACCGTCGGCGACACCGCCGACGAGGACGAGCTCGCCCAAGCCATCCTGCGCCTCGCCCCGGAGGGTCGTGCCACCGCACTCGCGGCGGCGTCCGACCTCCCGGGCCGAGCGGGCGCGGCCCTCCGCTGCGCGCTCGGGGGAGCGCGCGTCGACGGCGACCGCGCGGACGAGCTCGTCGCCCGCCACGTGCGCGTCCCCGCGCTCGAGCCGCGACTCGGCGTCGAGGTGCGCGTCTGGGACATCCCGGACTACGAGTACGACCATCGCGACTGGATCGTGACGGCAAGCCCGGTCGACGAGCGCGAGCCGCTCAGCCAGCTCGGGGCGCGCGCGGCCGGCCACGACTTCCGGACGACGCCGCTCGACTGGCCGGCGCGGCGCGACCTGGCGTGCGCGGAGCCGTTCGGCCGCTACGGGCAGTGCGCGCCGCTGCTGCTGACGCTCCTGCCCTCCAGCGAGCCGCTGCCGCCGCTCGCACTGCGGCTCGCGCTCGTGTCGCTCGCTCACCAGGATGAGGTGGTGCGGCTCGCGGCGACCGATCTGCTGATCGCCGCGATCGACGACGGCCGGGCCGACGCGCCCGCGCTCATCCCACACCTGCGCGAGGATCTGCCGCTCCTCCTGACGAACCGGCTCACGCCGCGCTTCACCGACATCGCGGCCACGGGCGTGCTGCACGCGGTCGTCGTGCGCGACGCGCTTGCCGCCACGATCGACGTGGTGACCAAGCGGCCTGGCCCGCTGCGTCGGTTGCTCGGGGAGCTCGAGGCCCAGACCGAGGGCGTCGATCCGGCACCGTTGCTGCTCGCCGCGCAGGTGCGTCGCGCTCAGCGCTGGATCGGGTAG